The window cgtaatCTGATTAGgagtcatcaatgaatattatttttaataataaaaactaaTAAAGGGGGGCAAATGTCAATTCTTCATAACATACACCAACCTACCCAATAAATACACATATTGCTATTCcaatgaattattttctgttCAGCGAAGTTCGTCCATTTTTTGATGGTTAAAGAAAACACATTTACTGAAAAAACGTTCAGTATTTATTGTCAAAAATAAATAGACTCTTcgtaaaaatatatcagagatATTCCCACAATAAACCACAAAAAATCCTGTGAATCAACTTGAACAATTTACAACCTATATatcatttcttcaaattggaattttccttataccaaaatgaATACTGCCCATAGGCTTTATCGATGGCTTGGTAAATATCCAAAGACTCCCCATTTGGGATATCGTAACCTTTCACCAACCCATGAGGGTTAGAAGGAGTGACACAATCCTGTTTAGCATCTTTTCTAAGGACTGTATCAACCTCAACCGATGAAAAAAATGCCACAGATTGTGGTAGATCATTTAAACCCAATTTTTGCACACAGAATGATCTTGTTAGGAGATTCGTTACATGCATAGCCAAAGCTGCTTTATACTTATGTTCTTCCGGCACTAAGTATCGTATTTCATCATGGAAACTAAGACAGAATCTCCCCCTGTCTTTCAATATCCATCTCATACAAACAAgcattaaatgaagaaaatccACTGCGCCACTCTGAACTACCCAGTTGACCCTTGTTGGCAGGTATCTGTCGTCCTTTAAAGACTTTGGTTCGATCGACCTACTCAGACGACTGTTCAAAAAAGGGGTAACAGGGGATTTCTCACTAGCAATCGTTTCTAATCGATTGAACATAGCCGATTCAGTACCTCCAACCCAAACAGGCCTCACGAAAACTTCTTCGACATGCTTCCCAAAAGATTTGGCCACTTCAAAAGCCTGCCACTTTGTATAAGGTTGATCTGGTAGTTCAAACGCAAATTCCTTCTTCAAAGTGTAAAATCTTTTGCCTTTGGTCATGCTGAACATTCTCTGAGACTTATTTTTAGCCTCCGCATCTGATATTGTCGGATTGTACTGTTTGAGTAGTCTTTCGGCGAAGGTTTGACCTGCTCCATATATCCTAGCGTAATTAATAACCTTGGCTTGATCCCTGGATATACCGATCGCTTTGGCTGTCACACTGTGCATGTCTGTACCATCTGCCTTATTTCCACTCAGAGTCATCCAGCCGAAGGGAGTGCCCCCTTGTATTTTGCAATAAGCGGCGTCTCCTATCAAAGAGGCGATCCACAATTCTTGGGAATCCACATCAGCTCCTACAATATTGTAACCCTTAGGCGCCTGCACCATGGCTCTAAGTTCGGAACCTACCCTTTCCGGATGTGCATTGGATGCAGTCATCCAAGTAGACTCAACAGCCCTTCTGGTTAAAGTACCACAAACGATCACCATAGGAATTATAGCCCCTATTCTAACATCTTCTTTTTGAAGGCTTTTTGGGAGCTCCTGTGGGTTCAACCAAACAACCATCTGGTCCATGACGCGATCTCTGTTGTTTCTCCAGTAAGAAAGCATTCGAGCTATGGCCAATATTTGTTCCGCAGATTCGGTGTCTCCGGCTAAGACATTCTCAGAAAACTTGTTCAAAAAGTCTCTAGACAAGGGATTACCCACATTAAAAGCGGGACCGTTTTTGTGAGGCAACTTAAAAAACCAACAACAGTCTTCTATTTCGGTATTGCACCAGATACCGGTTCCTTTGTAAAGGTTGCCTGTTTTATCCTTTTTAGCCTTAGCGTAAAACTCTTTACGCATTAATTCCTGCTGCACTTTGGAAGATATCACATTCAAATTGTCCTCTCCGGGACTTTCTTTTGGTTTGTCGACTAGTAAGGGACATTTTTGCAATAATTGTTCTAACGGTAATTTCCTATAAATATCCGTGTCATTGTTGAAAGGAACTAGAAAACCCCAACCCTTTGATTTTAAAAAATGGAGGGGATATCCTTCCCAAGTAAGATTGAGAAGTTTTGGGGTTATCTGCATGGAAGTGCTTATGAGTTGTGGTCCCGGTACCCAATTCTCTGATGTTTGCGAAAAAGGTTTTGGACACAGTTTCGTGTACCAGCTCGGATAACCAGCTAGTAACGGTCTAACTTTTCCAAGATTCTCCTTAGTTTCCCAAAGACTTTTGAATTTATCCTCTAAAGGATCATGTTCTTCGTCTGTCTTTTTAGGTTTATCAACAGCAGGACAGTCCACCTCCGGAGTTTTATCtaggtttttcaatttttttgtctcGGCAGTCTTCTTTACTTTCAAGTGCCTAATGCTCCAGTCCTCATTCCAAAGCCAAATATCTTTCTTATACTCGTCATTATGAAGAAGACTGCAAGCTTGATCTGCTCTTCGAATTAGTTTAATTTTTCGTTCAATGTCTAAATCTTCGTAACTTTGCTGACTACTATCAATATATTTCTCCCAATTATCGTTAATCGGCAAATAGGCAGTGCTCAACTCTAACATCCCTGCTAAAGTTGCAGGATGCGGAAACCTTTCCAAAAACATGGGAAAGAGATTCTGTAATACTTCATAAGTCGCAATAACATCTTTACAACAATAATTCATTACGTTTTGAAATTCTGCCTTGATGTCACTCAGCGTACCTTCTACAAAGATGTCCCTAGTTTTTTTGGATAGTCTTTTATTGCAGTATAATTTATATACATCGGCAAGATTGTTTAACGAACTCACATGCTTCCAAGCTACGTCTTCTTCATCAGTTTTATCTGATTTCAGAAGAATTCTCTGATAACTTGTGACTCCACTGACGGCTATATGTAAACTCATTGTGTCTATGAATCTTGTTCCAGTTCTTTCTAACCAATATTGTTCTTTGATTCGGGCTCTATCGTATGATACATTATGTCCAACTACCACCTTAGGCCTTTTTAACGAGTCATTTTCAATActcttactttttttttttgaagtatcCTCTTTGGTACTCTCTAATGGTATCATATGTTCGGAGGTATAGTGTTTAGGGACAATAGGCTCACTAGATCCATCTATTAGTGATCTACTAACCCATGCATACCAAGCTTTATTACTAACAGCAGTAGCTAATGTTGGAGCTTTACCACACATCATACAAACTTCAACGTCAAAAACTATAGCTTCTTCTAAAGGATACGGTACTGGCTCAGGTTCAAAATCATCACAATACCTTGTCCAGCCTTCTTGTAATTCCCATTTTTTGGGAATGGGAGGTAGATTCTTCAACAGATCAAAAACCATTGTTCTATATGGACTTGCTTGTTCTTCAGCTATAACATGAAAGTGTTCAAGTAAAGTTTCACCTCTCAGAGGTGGAATCCTTAGATTAACATCAGGAACTATAGTGTTTTCTTTTAGACCCAGTTGAAACTTGGACAGATTTGCTTTGCATCTTTCTAACACAACTGGGTCAACCTTATCTTCaaggtttttcttgaaaacctgaTCACGGATTGCTTTTGATAACATCTGAATACCGAGACTGTTGATTCGTGGTCCTTTAGATATTTCTGATGATCCATTTTGATCTTCTTTAGGAACCACAATTCGCTTTTTGTTGGGATTCGGTAAATAAACTTTCCTTACAGTATTATTTAATGTTTGGGACAACGAAAAACCTCTCTTGAATATCTTCTTATCCATTATCTCATGACAGCCTCAAATTATATTAGATGGTAATAGTTACTCCTAAATACAATCCTATTAATATTGTACTTACCTCAATCTGTTATGAAGCAGCTTAGAAATTTATGTTTCTCTgtgatttttccaatatttgaaaACTCAACTAACACTTGGGTATTTATTAATCTTAAGCAAGTAAAAATATGTTCCAAACTGACTAGTGATTTTATTAGgttagttttattttatatatttattatttaggtTATGAATAATAACCATCGAATTTCCTACGGTATGTAACAGCATAGTATAAATAATTCTTCATAATATGGTAGCAGTTACTACTTACTTTAAGCAAATCCATTCCAATATTTCCAGTAATATTAGTCCACTGACTAAAAATAATAACATACTCGGCGATTGGATAATATTtacaatgacaaaaaaattatcagaatGTTCtgttatttatgattttctccGTCAGCCTGGCACAATATAAAGATAAAGGAAAATTTGTTTGTGCTCATGTGCTGCAGATTATTTTATATTCTGTTCTGTCTATTTTGACATCTTGTCAATCAAAATTTACGAATCTTGCAAATTCGCAATCAAAAGTAAGTAACAATATAATTTTCATCTAAAATTTTTAGTTTAATAGTACCACTAATTAATTACCATATGAACTTTAATGCTatcaattataaatattttaatagggcatcttcaatattttatgtTATGTAATGACTGGTCTTGTCTTATCAGAATTGTATGGtttctaatatatttttcagataTTGACAATGGGTCACGGATTCGGAAATCTCGCTAAACTCCGAGGGATTGTTTATTACAGACTTTCGCCATTTGAACTTAAAGCCTTCGGTGGCGTTATTTCCCATGGTGTTCCAAATATGTTCAGAAGAGTCAAGGAAGAATTTCTCGTTGTAGTACCACGTAAGTTACAATAATTATCAAcaattcattcatttccaaTTTAAGCtgatgattttttgaatgatttgctGTACTTGTTCTGAATATATTTGTTCTTTTACAGCTTTTGTACTCGGTTATCTCATATATGATTGGGGAAACAAGAAACATGCCGAATTAAATAGGAAAAACCCTGCAGATTTCGCCGATGAACAGtgaatttaaattgtttaaGTAAGGTTTAGTTAGTATgagataataaatataaaatgtcTTTAGTCAAGTCGTTTGATTTTCAGAACTCTGATGAATAGAGCctactttttc is drawn from Harmonia axyridis chromosome 7, icHarAxyr1.1, whole genome shotgun sequence and contains these coding sequences:
- the LOC123685252 gene encoding DNA polymerase subunit gamma-1, mitochondrial, with product MDKKIFKRGFSLSQTLNNTVRKVYLPNPNKKRIVVPKEDQNGSSEISKGPRINSLGIQMLSKAIRDQVFKKNLEDKVDPVVLERCKANLSKFQLGLKENTIVPDVNLRIPPLRGETLLEHFHVIAEEQASPYRTMVFDLLKNLPPIPKKWELQEGWTRYCDDFEPEPVPYPLEEAIVFDVEVCMMCGKAPTLATAVSNKAWYAWVSRSLIDGSSEPIVPKHYTSEHMIPLESTKEDTSKKKSKSIENDSLKRPKVVVGHNVSYDRARIKEQYWLERTGTRFIDTMSLHIAVSGVTSYQRILLKSDKTDEEDVAWKHVSSLNNLADVYKLYCNKRLSKKTRDIFVEGTLSDIKAEFQNVMNYCCKDVIATYEVLQNLFPMFLERFPHPATLAGMLELSTAYLPINDNWEKYIDSSQQSYEDLDIERKIKLIRRADQACSLLHNDEYKKDIWLWNEDWSIRHLKVKKTAETKKLKNLDKTPEVDCPAVDKPKKTDEEHDPLEDKFKSLWETKENLGKVRPLLAGYPSWYTKLCPKPFSQTSENWVPGPQLISTSMQITPKLLNLTWEGYPLHFLKSKGWGFLVPFNNDTDIYRKLPLEQLLQKCPLLVDKPKESPGEDNLNVISSKVQQELMRKEFYAKAKKDKTGNLYKGTGIWCNTEIEDCCWFFKLPHKNGPAFNVGNPLSRDFLNKFSENVLAGDTESAEQILAIARMLSYWRNNRDRVMDQMVVWLNPQELPKSLQKEDVRIGAIIPMVIVCGTLTRRAVESTWMTASNAHPERVGSELRAMVQAPKGYNIVGADVDSQELWIASLIGDAAYCKIQGGTPFGWMTLSGNKADGTDMHSVTAKAIGISRDQAKVINYARIYGAGQTFAERLLKQYNPTISDAEAKNKSQRMFSMTKGKRFYTLKKEFAFELPDQPYTKWQAFEVAKSFGKHVEEVFVRPVWVGGTESAMFNRLETIASEKSPVTPFLNSRLSRSIEPKSLKDDRYLPTRVNWVVQSGAVDFLHLMLVCMRWILKDRGRFCLSFHDEIRYLVPEEHKYKAALAMHVTNLLTRSFCVQKLGLNDLPQSVAFFSSVEVDTVLRKDAKQDCVTPSNPHGLVKGYDIPNGESLDIYQAIDKAYGQYSFWYKENSNLKK
- the LOC123685256 gene encoding cytochrome b-c1 complex subunit 8 codes for the protein MIFSVSLAQYKDKGKFVCAHVLQIILYSVLSILTSCQSKFTNLANSQSKILTMGHGFGNLAKLRGIVYYRLSPFELKAFGGVISHGVPNMFRRVKEEFLVVVPPFVLGYLIYDWGNKKHAELNRKNPADFADEQ